The following are encoded together in the Bacteroidales bacterium MB20-C3-3 genome:
- a CDS encoding RNA polymerase sigma factor produces the protein MSNTKQDFLNLIDDNRNIIYKVCFIYSDSVNSHEDLFQEVVINLWSSWPRFRGDCKVQTWIYRIALNTCVSFLRKSKARPSSLPLTNNIEVVANDFDHEKIRELYININNLEKVEKAIVLLHLEEKSHDEISQILGISKSNVAVKLFRIREKLKQMSKN, from the coding sequence ATGAGCAACACAAAACAAGATTTTCTCAACTTGATTGATGATAACAGAAACATCATCTACAAAGTATGTTTTATCTATTCAGACAGCGTAAATAGTCATGAAGATCTCTTTCAGGAGGTGGTAATCAATCTCTGGAGCTCCTGGCCAAGGTTCCGGGGAGATTGCAAGGTTCAGACCTGGATTTACAGGATTGCACTTAACACCTGTGTGAGCTTTCTGAGAAAGAGCAAGGCAAGACCATCGTCACTGCCGTTGACAAACAATATTGAAGTTGTTGCGAATGATTTTGATCATGAAAAGATCAGGGAGCTCTACATCAATATTAACAACCTTGAGAAGGTTGAGAAGGCTATTGTTCTTCTCCACCTGGAGGAAAAATCACACGATGAGATATCTCAAATATTGGGGATATCAAAATCAAATGTTGCCGTTAAGCTTTTCAGAATAAGGGAAAAATTAAAACAAATGTCCAAAAACTGA